From Wolbachia endosymbiont (group A) of Longitarsus flavicornis, the proteins below share one genomic window:
- a CDS encoding IS5 family transposase (programmed frameshift): MRSLYPSNISRERFEIILPDLESCRKKTKPRKLDLYDVFCGVLYVLKSVCQWRMLPKEFPKWRNCYDYFKKWSEKPDANKESVLELVLKKIVGVVRQNNGRKEKTSFCIIDAQSVKNADTAEEKGYDAGKKISGIKRHIAVDTQGLPHAIYVTTAEITDRSSAVRMVENAKENLSGVKNVLVDAGYTGENFATQIKATIGATVEVIKRSELHTFAVLPKRWVVERSFAWLEKCRRLWKNCERKLNTSLQMVVLAFTALFLKRL; the protein is encoded by the exons ATGAGGAGTTTATACCCAAGTAATATAAGTCGGGAAAGATTTGAGATTATATTACCAGATCTAGAGTCCTGTAGAAAAAAAACAAAACCAAGAAAACTTGATTTGTATGATGTATTTTGTGGAGTGTTATACGTTCTGAAAAGCGTTTGTCAGTGGAGAATGCTACCAAAAGAGTTTCCAAAATGGCGCAATTGTTACGACTATTTTAAGAAGTGGAGTGAAAAACCAGATGCAAATAAAGAAAGTGTTCTGGAGCTGGTGTTA AAAAAAATAGTTGGCGTAGTCCGACAAAACAATGGTCGGAAAGAAAAAACCAGCTTCTGCATAATTGATGCACAGAGTGTAAAAAATGCAGATACTGCTGAAGAAAAAGGCTACGATGCAGGCAAAAAGATTTCAGGAATAAAACGCCATATTGCAGTAGATACGCAAGGTTTGCCACATGCAATTTATGTAACAACAGCAGAGATAACTGACCGTAGCAGTGCTGTGAGAATGGTAGAAAATGCAAAAGAAAACCTCTCGGGAGTTAAAAATGTACTGGTTGATGCAGGCTATACGGGAGAGAATTTTGCAACACAAATAAAAGCAACTATTGGTGCAACTGTTGAGGTAATAAAACGCAGTGAATTACATACCTTTGCTGTATTGCCAAAAAGATGGGTTGTAGAGCGTTCTTTTGCTTGGTTGGAAAAATGTAGACGGTTATGGAAAAATTGCGAGCGTAAACTCAACACCAGCTTGCAAATGGTAGTTCTTGCTTTCACTGCTTTGTTCCTCAAAAGATTATGA
- a CDS encoding PAAR domain-containing protein produces the protein MLSLLCSSKDYEQVLRGSSDVFANSRPICRQGDSFSEDKVMAQGSKTVFANGHGIGRVGDSVSCGFKVISGSSNVFSE, from the coding sequence TTGCTTTCACTGCTTTGTTCCTCAAAAGATTATGAACAGGTTCTAAGAGGAAGCAGTGATGTATTTGCGAATAGTAGACCAATTTGTAGGCAAGGAGATAGTTTTAGTGAAGATAAGGTAATGGCACAAGGGTCAAAAACAGTGTTTGCTAATGGTCATGGTATAGGAAGAGTTGGGGATTCAGTATCTTGTGGGTTCAAAGTAATAAGTGGAAGTAGTAATGTTTTTTCAGAATAA